One genomic segment of Hordeum vulgare subsp. vulgare chromosome 2H, MorexV3_pseudomolecules_assembly, whole genome shotgun sequence includes these proteins:
- the LOC123428309 gene encoding stem-specific protein TSJT1-like: MLAIFQKQVAHAPQELNSPRGSTAKPKNPDEILRDFHAAHPSDAFSTSFGGGAALACVAAQPRNLAAGGYQRMFCGLDDIYCVFMGTLDNLSSLMRQYGLTGRSTNEALLVIEAYRTLRDRGPYPADQVVKDLSGSFAFVVFDNRGRSGSGAAVFAAQSTDGGVPLHWGVAADGSVVICDDRGVAKAGCGRSYAPFPPGCMFHSEGGLKSFEHPMNRLKAFPRVDSEGVMCGANFKVDAFTKINSMPRVGSATNWAATWDDAAI, encoded by the exons ATGTTGGCCATCTTCCAGAAGCAGGTGGCGCACGCGCCGCAGGAGCTCAACAGCCCGCGCGGGAGCACCGCCAAGCCCAAGAACCCCGACGAGATCCTCCGCGACTTCCACGCCGCCCACCCCTCCGAcgccttctccacctccttcggCGGCGGCGCCGCCCTCGCCTGCGTCGCCGCGCAGCCACGCAACCTCGCCGCCGGCGGATACCAGAG GATGTTCTGCGGGCTGGACGACATCTACTGCGTGTTCATGGGGACGCTGGACAACCTGAGCAGCCTGATGCGGCAGTACGGCCTCACCGGCCGCTCCACCAACGAGGCGCTGCTGGTCATCGAGGCGTACCGCACCCTGCGCGACCGGGGGCCCTACCCGGCGGACCAGGTGGTGAAGGACCTCTCGGGCTCCTTCGCCTTCGTCGTCTTCGACAACCGCGGCCGGTCCGGGTCCGGGGCGGCGGTGTTCGCGGCGCAGAGCACGGACGGCGGGGTGCCGCTGCACTGGGGCGTGGCGGCGGACGGGTCGGTGGTGATCTGCGACGACCGCGGCGTGGCCAAGGCCGGGTGCGGGCGGTCGTACGCGCCGTTCCCGCCGGGGTGCATGTTCCACAGCGAGGGCGGGCTCAAGAGCTTCGAGCACCCCATGAACCGGCTCAAGGCGTTCCCGCGGGTGGACAGCGAGGGCGTCATGTGCGGCGCCAACTTCAAGGTCGACGCCTTCACCAAGATCAACTCCATGCCCCGCGTCGGCAGCGCCACCAACTGGGCCGCCACCTGGGACGACGCCGCCATCTGA